In the Mesorhizobium sp. M1D.F.Ca.ET.043.01.1.1 genome, CGGCGGAAAACATCCCCGGCACCAAGCCCGGCGAGATCAAGGGCGCGCGTTTCGTGGTGACGCTGCCGGCCGAAGGCTGATCTCCGGTCCAGACAGGATAGCAAGACACGACCATGTCCGATCCTGCCGCAAAGCCTGAAAATATCCACGCAACGGCGATCCTGATCGGCGAGCGCGGCGTGCTCATCACCGGGCCGTCCGGCGCCGGCAAGACGACGCTGGCGCTGACGCTCATCGACCATTGCCGGGCGCGCGGTCTGTTTTCGCGGCTGATCGGCGACGACAGGCTGCTTGCCGCCGCGCATGGCGGGCGGCTGGTCTGCCGCGCGCCGCCCATCATCGCCGGCCTCGCCGAAGTGCCGGGCTTCATGCCGCGCCCGCTGCCGTTCGAACCGGGCGGCGTGATCGACCTCCATATCCGGCTGGTGCCGAAGGCAGAAATGGCCCGTTTTCAGGAAGAAATCAGCGAGCCGGTCGCGGGCTGCCCGGTGCCGCGCATCGATCTTGCCGAGCGCAATGCCGTCACAGCCTTGCCGGCCGTGATGGCGCGGCTGTCGATCCTGCCCTTCTCGTGATCCGGCCGGGTTTTTTGCTGCAATGCGTCAAAATGGCCCAGGCCGTCGCAATTTTGGGCTTGTCAACCGGCCGTGCGTCGACAAGATAGCGCTCCCGCCGCCTGGAA is a window encoding:
- a CDS encoding HPr kinase/phosphorylase — its product is MSDPAAKPENIHATAILIGERGVLITGPSGAGKTTLALTLIDHCRARGLFSRLIGDDRLLAAAHGGRLVCRAPPIIAGLAEVPGFMPRPLPFEPGGVIDLHIRLVPKAEMARFQEEISEPVAGCPVPRIDLAERNAVTALPAVMARLSILPFS